In Trichoderma breve strain T069 chromosome 4, whole genome shotgun sequence, the following proteins share a genomic window:
- a CDS encoding transferrin receptor-like dimerization domain-containing protein produces the protein MPSEKVPFYDPVPPTYDEALAGSSRGWAPPTRDAIDERNATENESRSLLPRAGDSSQGSRRPDGYRAPTVETDDEDSLWDSDSDADETNQVRREMEELEIEEPGRTGGSIWGKRIGFNLSLPAWKFKWRLRLPRIRIQLPSRASAAPANNSTADEAVETEDLDNVRSWLRDFAFPKVNSMMIIVTVARLLALGIVIGFMYFLFASGMLSGLTNGMNNGGMRFDPEDLRVHLQKTVDPRRMRAAVKIFSSYAHIAGTEGDYATALDVEAMFNKAGLDIVEMDDYYVYLNYPRENGRAVQILDETGDNAVWTAALEEVERGGESAGKQTLAFHGHSKSGDVRGPLIYANYGAREDYQKIKDMGVNTTGAIALVRYYGTQTDRALKVKGAELAGFAGCIIYSDPADDGFLKGDVAPGGRYMPDDGVQRGSVSLMSWVVGDVLTPGWESKKEVPRMKVEESQGLVKIPSLPLAWRDAQVLLQNLKGFGQKVPDAWKGGVPEVSEWWTGNESSPVVRLQNEQDENEKQPIWNVYGKIIGMETSAKSIILGNHRDAWAFGATDPHTGTAIMIELARIFGDLVDRGWRPLRSIEFMSWDAEEYNLIGSTEFVEKNVDALRENAFAYINLDTVVSGQNFRAAGSPPLRKSLFHAMERVVDPNFNTTLKDLWDRSGSKLEGLGAGSDYVAFQDIAGTSSLDLEFAGEPFPYHSSYDNFDLMEQVIDPGFTYHGILAQVVGLIILDLADRPIMPFDMVNYGRSLETWVSDLESWANKEAEKKKHKGVLKFEDLKDAAATVSAKAQQFSKWEMEWDRLVIRSGGWETQELGTARIAYNNKMAMFETALLDLELGGGIPNRTQFKHVVFGPQLWSGYDEAFFPAVRDLVDAEAWDDANKYIAKTAALMKQAAAVLEM, from the exons ATGCCTTCGGAAAAGGTGCCGTTTTACGACCCGGTGCCGCCGACGTACGATGAGGCATTGGCCGGCAGCAGTCGTGGCTGGGCACCACCCACGAGAGATGCCATCGACGAGCGCAACGCGACCGAGAACGAATCGCGATCACTGCTGCCTCGGGCCGGCGACAGCTCACAGGGCTCCAGGCGGCCCGATGGCTATCGAGCGCCGACGGTGGAAACGGATGACGAGGACAGCTTGTGGGATAGCGACAGCGATGCGGACGAGACGAACCAGGTGCGgcgggagatggaggagctggagattgaggagcCCGGCCGCACGGGAGGATCAATATGGGGGAAGAGGATAGGTTTCAACCTGTCGCTGCCGGCGTGGAAGTTCAAGTGGCGCCTAAGATTACCGCGGATACGCATCCAGCTGCCATCGCGGGCGTCAGCAGCGCCGGCGAACAATTCGACCGCAGACGAAGCGGTTGAAACGGAGGATCTCGACAATGTGAGGTCGTGGCTGCGGGACTTTGCTTTCCCCAAGGTCAACAGCATGATGATTATTGTCACGGTTGCGCGACTACTAGCGCTCGGCATTGTCATTGGCTTCATGTATTTCCTCTTTGCGAGCGGCATGCTGAGCGGCCTAACGAACGGCATGAACAATGGAGGCATGCGCTTCGATCCCGAGGATCTTCGAGTCCACCTGCAAAAGACTGTCGATCCCAGGAGGATGCGCGCCGCGGTCAAGATCTTTTCGAGCTACGCACACATTGCTGGTACCGAGGGCGACTATGCGACGGCACTGGATGTCGAGGCCATGTTCAACAAGGCAGGTCTGGACATTGTGGAGATGGACGATTACTACGTCTACCTCAACTACCCACGCGAAAACGGCCGGGCCGTACAGATTCTGGACGAGACTGGTGACAATGCGGTTTGGACCGCCGCGCTCGAGGAGGTTGAGCGCGGAGGCGAGTCGGCCGGAAAGCAGACTTTGGCGTTCCATGGACACTCCAAGTCCGGCGACGTCCGGGGCCCCCTGATTTACGCCAACTACGGAGCGAGGGAAGACTACCAGAAGATTAAGGATATGGGCGTCAACACTACCGGGGCAATTGCTCTCGTTAGATACTACGGCACTCAGACAGACCGCGCtctcaaagtcaaaggaGCTGAGCTGGCGGGCTTTGCAGGATGTATCATCTACAGCGATCCTGCCGATGACGGCTTCCTAAAAGGCGACGTCGCCCCTGGTGGGCGATATATGCCGGACGATGGCGTCCAGAGAGGTTCCGTCAGTCTCATGAGCTGGGTTGTCGGTGATGTCCTGACGCCGGGATGGGAGAGCAAGAAGGAAGTGCCTCGCATGAAGGTTGAGGAAAGCCAGGGGCTTGTCAAGATTCCCAGTCTCCCGCTTGCTTGGAGAGATGCGCAAGTCTTGCTGCAGAATCTCAAGGGCTTTGGCCAAAAGGTGCCAGATGCTTGGAAAGGAGGCGTGCCCGAGGTGAGCGAGTGGTGGACTGGAAACGAATCGTCGCCTGTTGTTCGTCTGCAGAACGAGCAGGATGAGAACGAGAAGCAGCCCATCTGGAACGTGTACGGCAAGATTATAGGCATGGAGACGTCGGCCAAATCAATCATCCTGGGCAACCACCGAGATGCGTGGGCATTTGGCGCGACCGACCCGCACACAGGCACGGCCATCATGATTGAGCTGGCGCGCATCTTTGGAGACTTGGTCGATCGCGGCTGGAGGCCTCTCCGTTCCATTGAATTCATGTCATGGGACGCCGAGGAGTACAACCTCATTGGATCTACCGAGTTTGTGGAGAAGAATGTGGATGCCCTTCGTGAGAATGCGTTTGCCTACATCAACCTGGATACTGTGGTATCTGGGCAGAACTTCCGCGCTGCCGGTTCGCCTCCCCTCCGAAAGAGCCTGTTCCACGCCATGGAGCGAGTCGTCGATCCAAACTTTAACACCACCCTCAAGGACCTCTGGGATCGCAGCGGCAGTAAGCTCGAGGGCTTGGGAGCTGGCAGCGATTACGTCGCTTTCCAGGATATCGCCGGAACAAGCTCGCTGGATCTCGAGTTTGCCGGCGAGCCGTTCCCCTACCACTCCAGCTACGACAACTTTGATCTGATGGAGCAGGTTATTGACCCTGGCTTTACGTATCACGGCATACTTGCCCAAGTCGTCggtctcatcatcctcgaccTGGCAGACCGGCCTATTATGCCTTTTGACATGGTGAACTACGGCCGAAGCCTCGAGACATGGGTCAGCGATCTGGAGTCGTGGGCGAATAAggaggcggagaagaagaagcacaagggCGTACTCAAGTTCGAGGACCTCAAGGACGCGGCTGCGACGGTCTCGGCGAAGGCACAGCAGTTTTCGAAGTGGGAGATGGAATGGGACCGACTGGTCATTCGAAGCGGTGGCTGGGAGACGCAGGAGCTGGGCACGGCGCGAATTGCGTATAACAACaagatggccatgtttgAGACGGCTTTGTTGGATTTGGAGCTTGGCGGTGGT ATCCCCAACCGCACACAGTTCAAGCACGTCGTGTTCGGCCCGCAACTATGGTCAGGCTACGACGAAGCCTTCTTCCCCGCCGTCCGTGACCTCGTCGACGCAGAGGCCTGGGATGATGCCAACAAGTACATTGCTAAGACAGCGGCTCTAATGAAGCAAGCGGCAGCGGTTTTGGAGATGTAA
- a CDS encoding amino acid permease domain-containing protein: MSGIKGFFSPKSDDVTKLTGQAGSDAASVQNGTETQFEQAREAKRQIGIPSASMLIFNRIIGTGIFATPGSILALSGSTGLSLFLWVAGSIIAWAGTAVYMEFGTGLPKNGGEKNYLEYVYRKPRFLVTGMYTTYVILLGWAAGNSVVFGEYILNAARVEVTDWNQRGIAVACITTAFLIHGTALKWGIRLQNFLGVIKICIVIIVIIAPLANIKKVKEINCLHNAFEGTTGSAYGVVTSLYNIIWSFIGYSNANYALSETKNPARTLKVAAPLAVGSVTILYMLANVSYFAGVSKAEILEAKRLVAASLFRNMFGERAERALSVFVALSAFGNVLSVIFSQGRLVQELGREGVLPFSRLWASNRPFNAPLAGLFEHWLITMITILAPPAGDAYNFVLNLISYPLAIINVFVAGALIHLYRNRAEWNWNPPIKATYPVVIFFLLSNIYLVVAPFVPPEDGQNVYEHLPYWIHCVVGFGVLFLGAVYWLLWTKVMPWIGNYELVEEITVDPIDGWERSSFTTKKK, from the exons ATGTCGGGAATcaagggcttcttctcgcccaaGAGCGACGATGTCACCAAGTTGACTGGACAGGCTGGCAGCGACGCTGCTTCAGTCCAAAATGGAACTGAGA ctcAGTTCGAACAGGCCCGTGAAGCCAAACGTCAAATCGGCATCCCCTCAGCCTCCatgctcatcttcaaccgtATCATCGGCACCGGCATCTTCGCCACTCCCGGCTCCATCCTCGCCCTGTCTGGCAGCACCGGTCTTTCCCTATTCTTGTGGGTCGCCGGCAGTATCATCGCATGGGCCGGCACGGCCGTTTACATGGAATTCGGCACCGGTCTCCCCAAGAACGGTGGCGAGAAGAACTACCTCGAATACGTCTACCGCAAGCCTCGCTTCCTCGTCACGGGCATGTACACCACCTATGTTATCCTCCTGGGTTGGGCAGCCGGTAACTCGGTCGTCTTTGGAGAGTACATCCTCAATGCCGCCAGAGTCGAGGTTACGGATTGGAACCAGCGAGGAATTGCTGTGGCCTGTATCACGACGGCCTTTTTGATCCACGGCACGGCCTTGAAATGGGGTATTCGTCTCCAGAACTTCCTCGGTGTTATCAAGATTTGcattgtcatcatcgtcatcatcgctcCGCTGGCCAATATcaagaaggtcaaggagaTCAACTGCCTCCACAACGCCTTCGAGGGCACAACTGGAAGTGCCTACGGCGTAGTCACCTCTCTGTACAACATCATTTGGAGTTTCATTGGCTACAGCAACGCAAACTACGCCCTCAGCGAGACCAAGAACCCGGCCCGCACTCTCAAGGTCGCCGCTCCCTTGGCTGTTGGCAGTGTCACTATTCTGTACATGCTGGCCAACGTTTCCTACTTTGCTGGTGTGTCTAAGGCTGAGATTCTTGAGGCTAAGAGACTCGTTgctgcctctctcttccgtAACATGTTTGGCGAGCGCGCCGAGAGAGCTCTCTCCGTCTTTGTGGCTCTGTCTGCCTTTGGCAACGTCTTGAGTGTCATCTTCTCTCAGGGCCGTCTCGTCCAGGAGCTTGGCAGAGAGGGTGTCTTGCCCTTTTCTCGCTTGTGGGCTAGCAACCGTCCTTTCAACGCTCCCCTGGCTGGTCTGTTTGAGCACTGGCTCATCACCATGATCACCATCCTTGCACCCCCCGCAGGTGATGCTTACAACTTTGTTCTCAA CCTCATCTCCTATCCCCTCGCCATCATTAACGTCTTCGTCGCCGGAGCCCTCATCCATCTCTACCGCAACCGCGCCGAATGGAACTGGAACCCCCCGATCAAGGCTACCTACCcagtcgtcatcttcttcctgctcAGCAACATTTATCTCGTCGTTGCGCCATTTGTGCCCCCCGAAGACGGCCAGAATGTCTATGAACACCTCCCTTACTGGATCCACTGTgtcgtcggcttcggcgTCCTTTTCCTCGGCGCCGTCTACTGGTTGCTTTGGACTAAGGTCATGCCCTGGATCGGCAACTATGAGCTGGTGGAAGAAATCACCGTGGATCCCATTGACGGATGGGAGAGATCTAGCTTCACTAccaagaagaaataa
- a CDS encoding alternaria alternata allergen 1 domain-containing protein: MLGLLSTCALLLSSSALALPSVPRANANYPYPVPPTAPGCTDKSTNLTAWTVGDFDFHSSYTFTTPAHQNSWGYVNFTLTNPAVDYIPVCSAASNQLSDFFYGTFVYECTVPSAAGKATFTYSRPSGQLQINQTWSCADEGSRFTAIGGVNLNLTCDDTTWQNPNWTVGQIYSTRTVTCGKVTLPAPIEEMSAVL, from the coding sequence ATGCTGGGCCTCTTGTCTACATGtgctctcctcctctccagctcagctctgGCTCTACCCTCTGTCCCTCGAGCCAACGCCAACTATCCTTATCCAGTGCCTCCTACAGCACCAGGATGCACAGACAAGTCGACGAACCTCACAGCATGGACCGTTGGCGACTTTGACTTCCACAGTTCATACACCTTCACAACACCTGCCCACCAAAACTCCTGGGGCTATGTCAACTTCACTTTGACCAACCCGGCCGTCGACTACATTCCAGTCTGCAGTGCGGCGTCCAACCAGCTGTCTGACTTTTTCTATGGCACTTTCGTCTACGAGTGCACTGTCCCCTCCGCAGCCGGCAAGGCAACCTTTACCTATTCACGTCCCAGTGGCCAGCTGCAGATCAACCAGACATGGAGCTGTGCCGACGAAGGCAGCCGGTTTACGGCCATCGGAGGCGTCAACCTCAACCTGACCTGCGATGACACGACATGGCAGAACCCGAACTGGACGGTCGGCCAGATTTACTCCACTCGCACGGTCACCTGTGGCAAGGTGACGCTTCCTGCGCCTATCGAAGAGATGAGTGCTGTCCTGTAG
- a CDS encoding cytochrome b5-like heme/Steroid binding domain-containing protein: MEYVEHRMNDEAVKEAASSGLVSPLNIVLLSIILYTAYSTFFAKSSYPQLPKPPPPVVFKTYNPHTLLPFNGENGAPVFLAVRGAVFDVSRGRNFYGPGGPYANFAGRDASRGLACGSFDEDMLTKDLDGPLDTLADLGAEEMDALRGWEERFTEKYDIIGKFVSMKDFEELEKKE; this comes from the exons ATGGAGTACGTCGAGCATCGCATGAACGACGAGGCCGTCAAAGAAGCCGCCAG CTCCGGCCTCGTCTCGCCCCTCaacatcgtcctcctctccatcatcctctACACAGCCTACTCCaccttcttcgccaaatCCTCCTACCCTCAACTCCCAAAACCCCCTCCCCCCGTCGTATTCAAGACCTACAACCCGCACACCCTCCTGCCCTTCAACGGCGAAAACGGCGCCcccgtcttcctcgccgtcCGCGGCGCCGTATTCGACGTCTCCCGCGGCCGTAACTTCTACGGTCCCGGCGGGCCGTACGCGAATTTCGCGGGCAGGGATGCGAGCCGTGGGTTGGCGTGCGGGAGTTTTGATGAGGATATGTTGACCAAGGATTTGGATGGGCCGCTGGACACGTTGGCGGATTTGGGggcggaggagatggatgcgCTGAGGGGGTGGGAGGAGAGGTTTACGGAGAAGTATGACATTATTGGAAAGTTTGTGTCGATGAAGGATtttgaggagcttgagaagaaggagtgA
- a CDS encoding major facilitator superfamily domain-containing protein, translated as MDEKHSGSGRNSTDVRDTEVPFAADEVVCPPHTTERRLMAKIDMRVVPFLCIMYLLAFLDRVNIANAKLFGLAGDLDLGTGDKYNTALVIFFVPYCIFEVPSNILLKKFKPHVWLSINMFLFGFTTMMQGLVKSYGGLLATRFFLGLFETGMFPGAFYLIGMWYKRSEAQRRYSFFFNSTTLAGAFGGLLAAAIGKMDGLRGYHGWRWIFLIEGGLTVFVSFFFFFLLPDFPEEAKWLTEDERVYVAARLRVDQGTGSGHVKRMTIKDILNVFKDWKVIAGGFMYFGLIVPAYGYAYFAPTIISTFHYNPIETQLRSVPPWAAAFGFSLLIATLSDRLRHRFAFAIVSMFIAIAGFAILLAEHSNKNVQYGALFLITSGAYTAMPIVVGYGNLGGIIAVFIFLTKDAPKFTTGYSVCLAFTVISMIASTIYGIGCLMANKQRDNMTEVPDLTEEEKTELGDLNPEYRYLL; from the exons ATGGACGAAAAGCACAGCGGCTCGGGTCGCAACTCGACCGATGTCCGTGACACCGAAGTTCCATTTGCTGCCGATGAGGTTGTTTGCCCGCCGCACACAACTGAGCGGCGCCTGATGGCAAAGATCGACATGCGAGTCGTGCCGTTTCTCTGCATCATGTACCTGCTTGCATTCCTGG ATCGTGTCAACATTGCCAACGCAAAGCTGTTTGGCCTCGCTGGTGATTTGGATCTCGGCACTGGCGACAAGTACAACACGGCTCtggtcatcttcttcgtgcCCTACTGCATCTTCGAGGTGCCCTCCAACATCCTGCTCAAGAAATTCAAGCCCCATGTCTGGCTGTCCATCAACATGTTCCTCTTTGGCTTTACCACCATGATGCAAGGCCTGGTCAAGAGCTACGGCGGCCTGCTCGCCACgcgcttcttcctcggccttttcgaGACTGGCATGTTTCCAGGAG CCTTCTACCTCATTGGCATGTGGTATAAGCGATCTGAGGCCCAACGACGTtactctttcttcttcaacagcacGACCCTCGCCGGTGCCTTTGGTGGTctccttgccgccgccattggcaagaTGGACGGCCTGCGTGGCTACCACGGCTGGCGCTGGATCTTCCTCATCGAGGGTGGTCTCACCGTCttcgtcagcttcttcttcttcttccttctgcCAGACTTCCCTGAGGAAGCCAAATGGCTTACTGAGGACGAGCGCGTGTACGTCGCAGCACGTCTCCGCGTCGACCAGGGCACCGGCTCTGGCCACGTGAAGAGAATGACGATCAAGGATATCCTGAACGTGTTCAAGGACTGGAAGGTCATCGCCGGTGGCTTCATGTACTTTGGCCTCATTGTCCCCGCCTACGGCTATGCCTACTTTGCTCCCACGATCATCTCGACCTTCCACTACAACCCCATTGAAACTCAGCTGCGCAGCGTCCCACCGTGGGCCGCCGCTTTcggcttctctcttctcattgCTACCCTGTCCGATAGATTGCGCCACCGATTTGCGTTTGCCATTGTCAGCATGTTtattgccattgctggctTTGCCATTCTCCTTGCAGAGCACAGTAACAAGAATGTCCAGTACGGCGCGCTGTTCCTCATCACGTCTGGCGCATACACTGCCATGCCCATCGTC GTCGGCTACGGTAACCTGGGCGGCATCATTgctgtcttcatcttcttgaccaAGGATGCGCCCAAGTTCACTACGGGTTACAGCGTGTGCCTTGCGTTTACAGTCATCTCCATGATTGCATCAACCATTTACGGAATTGGCTGCTTGATGGCCAACAAGCAGAGGGACAACATGACTGAAGTCCCCGACCTtacggaggaagagaagacagAGCTAGGCGACTTGAACCCCGAATATCGGTACCTGCTGtaa
- a CDS encoding glycosyl hydrolases family 2, sugar binding domain-containing protein, producing MQGQPQYHDSSEYPRPDFQRTGSRWLSLNGPWDFLFDDDDVGLSLRWQQSGLPAQISVKKTLKKSESGNQSESDTITQRIAAGTQNLLKDNLFTRDSSGKINHKRPIAVPFVFQCPASGINERGIHEVLWYERTISDLRDKTERQEGRRLLLRFGAVDYEASVWVDGSFVGSHRGGHVPFQLDITDAVDANTSGDHRLTVRVFDSAYDLTQPRGKQYWGAQPESIFYTPSGGIWQSVWLEVVPTARIADSSYGTVIRSNDIHTGAIHFEIATQGLQASRGYVVEAEVNFGGQLVSKSPKVDIKEGSGRFNLSARLSKECVSALPGSTLKDAPLGDVSCWRDGVALWSPEHPQLYNLTVRLFDSFSGREVDEIKTVTGMRSIQWSNGDGLWRLNDAPYFQMLNLDQGYWPNSFLTPEFDYSLEVDIDCAKKMGFNGCRKHQKVEDPRGEYVDRFNQEWTESVKLAINHPSVVTWTPVNESWAYTSLKDNAEQRNHIRSLYYLTKTLDPTRSINDNCGWEHVCTDLSTFHDYSDGPELEKTCADLDAILGPKAGRDLFVGEIPNVDKGTRHTPGAPIICSECGGINIALAKKDDSEESRDWGYTTAADPEDLLKRVEKVVKGVAGGGYCCGFVYTQLTDIEQETNGLYTFSRREKLDPAKVKAVMEEAAQMFYKRVKE from the exons ATGCAAGGCCAACCTCAGTATCACGACTCGTCGGAGTATCCTCGTCCGGATTTCCAGCGCACCGGGTCACGCTGGCTGTCACTCAACGGCCCTTGGGACTTTCTCtttgacgatgacgatgttggcTTAAGCTTGCGATGGCAGCAGTCTGGTTTGCCTGCTCAAATATCTGTCAAGaagacgttgaagaagagcgagtCTGGAAACCAGTCTGAAAGCGACACTATCACTCAGCGCATTGCGGCCGGGACACAAAATCTACTCAAAGATAACCTCTTTACACGAGACTCTTCGGGGAAAATTAATCACAAGCGTCCAATTGCTGTCCCTTTCGTCTTCCAGTGTCCTGCGTCGGGCATTAATGAGCGTGGCATCCACGAGGTGCTCTGGTATGAGCGGACTATCTCAGACTTGCGGGACAAAACCGAACGGCAAGAGGGCCGGCGTCTACTACTTAGATTTGGTGCTGTGGACTATGAGGCCTCTGTTTGGGTCGACGGAAGTTTTGTCGGTAGCCACAGGGGAGGCCACGTCCCGTTCCAGCTTGACATTACGGATGCTGTCGATGCAAATACTAGTGGCGATCATCGATTGACAGTGCGTGTCTTTGACTCAGCTTATGATTTGACTCAGCCGCGAGGGAAGCAATATTGGGGTGCCCAGCCGGAGAGCATCTTTTATACTCCCTCTGGGGGAATTTGGCAGTCCGTATGGCTAGAGGTTGTGCCTACAGCACGAATCGCGGATAGTAGCTACGGAACTGTAATCCGATCGAATGATATCCATACTGGGGCGATTCATTTCGAGATTGCAACACAGGGTTTACAGGCAAGCCGTGGATACGTCGTCGAAGCAGAGGTCAATTTTGGGGGCCAACTAGTCTCCAAATCTCCCAAAGTTGACATTAAAGAAGGATCGGGTAGGTTCAACTTGAGCGCCCGTCTCTCAAAAGAGTGTGTTTCTGCTCTTCCCGGGTCGACACTGAAGGATGCACCTTTGGGTGACGTTTCTTGCTGGCGAGATGGCGTTGCACTCTGGTCGCCAGAGCATCCTCAGCTATACAATCTGACAGTTAGATTGTTTGATTCATTTTCCGGCAGGGAGGTGGACGAAATCAAAACAGTAACAGGAATGCGCTCGATACAATGGTCCAACGGCGACGGCCTGTGGAGGCTTAATGATGCTCCTTACTTTCAGATGCTGAACCTGGATCAAGGCTACTGGCCAAACTCGTTCCTCACTCCAGAGTTCGACTACAGTCTGGAGGTGGATATTGATTGtgcaaagaagatgggcTTCAACGGCTGTCGGAAGCATCAAAAGGTTGAAGATCCCCG CGGAGAATATGTCGACCGTTTCAACCAGGAGTGGACTGAATCTGTGAAACTGGCAATCAACCATCCCTCGGTGGTGACTTGGACACCAGTTAACGAGAGCTGGGCATATACATCACTCAAGGATAACGCCGAGCAGCGCAACCACATACGCTCTCTCTATTACTTGACCAA GACGTTGGATCCCACCCGCAGCATCAACGACAACTGCGGCTGGGAACACGTTTGTACCGACCTCTCCACCTTTCACGATTACAGCGACGGcccagagctggagaagactTGCGCGGATTTAGATGCCATTCTCGGACCCAAAGCTGGACGAGACCTTTTCGTCGGCGAAATCCCCAATGTCGACAAGGGCACCCGCCACACCCCTGGAGCTCCCATCATATGCTCAGAGTGCGGCGGCATCAACATTGCACTGGCCAAGAAAGACGACAGCGAGGAATCGCGGGATTGGGGCTACACCACTGCGGCAGATCCCGAAGATCTCTTGAAGAGGGTCGAGAAGGTTGTCAAGGGTGTTGCGGGTGGAGGGTATTGCTGCGGGTTTGTATACACACAGCT GACGGATATTGAACAAGAGACAAACGGGCTGTATACATTTAGTCGACGAGAAAAGCTGGATCCGGCAAAAGTCAAGGCTGTTATGGAAGAGGCGGCGCAGATGTTTTACAAGAGGGTCAAAGAGTAA
- a CDS encoding protein kinase domain-containing protein: MASPSSVATILDPLGFSSPAGRALMVLRPENEAAKWAFSQVVDFIKEQDAQSDDEDLVTDVRSHYAKFMWFSDEQVYDSAVSRFVNHSTIVESPSSPSSLSSSTCSLEEPCPTMIWTGFYFLDSNIKTLHSDCGWLIGRLSKRGVSFAQPTVDILLTDSRAGNVARRHAVINFSPETRLATVSLEFGNSAVVNATSLTSKGSVAGCALGQNRIHFGDLMYSLEYTSYCLRPQGQTDLSSHITGIHGDNQPTKEILQATPTPQTTNVQTIGKYTITGGLTGRGTFGRVRPAVGPDGQKIVAVKTMEARPTRIQYTREKIALMEFIAQQAQAEKQQNVLKMIESIHIKGRQVDEFHIILEPYVGFTLSEIPKDVHYTKYELILHDCLRGLAFLHARGIVHTDIKPENIGLLDFHKNEMNKPAHLASYSRPPRTAILDIDSMEQIPNGQTAIKAAPGSNGTVGFHSPEHEMTEYDGRTDVWALGVSLFRAIFGVFPWSYGTEGNPWRKDRDVVEAREKFHARYEKAVGKVADYYPNLGEPLCDFLIAAFRFPDSEMASQRRIRPTSAEVSILINGQHRMLMSNRGRGR; this comes from the exons ATGGCGTCTCCCAGCAGCGTAGCCACTATATTGGACCCGCTAGGATTCAGTAGTCCGGCTGGGCGTGCGCTGATGGTGCTTCGTCCAGAAAACGAAGCTGCCAAATGGGCTTTTTCACAGGTTGTTGACTTTAtcaaagagcaagatgctCAATCCGACGATGAAGATCTCGTGACTGACGTCCGGAGCCACTATGCGAAATTCATGTGGTTTTCCGATGAACAAGTCTATGATTCTGCCGTCTCCCGATTTGTCAATCATAGCACAATAGTTGAAAGTCCCTCGTCACCGTCTTCGTTATCATCATCTACATGTAGTCTTGAAGAGCCATGCCCTACCATGATCTGGACAGGCTTCTATTTTCTAGACTCAAATATCAAAACGCTTCATTCCGACTGCGGCTGGTTAATTGGCCGTCTCAGCAAAAGGGGTGTTTCCTTTGCCCAGCCTACCGTCGACATATTACTCACAGATAGTCGTGCTGGCAACGTCGCTAGAAGACACGCCGTCATCAACTTTTCTCCAGAAACACGTCTAGCGACCGTTTCGTTGGAATTCGGCAACTCTGCTGTTGTTAATGCAACTTCTTTGACTTCCAAGGGCAGCGTTGCCGGCTGTGCCCTTGGGCAAAATCGAATTCATTTTGGTGATTTAATGTACTCACTCGAGTATACTTCATACTGCCTCCGACCCCAAGGTCAAACGGATCTCAGTAGCCACATTACAGGTATTCATGGTGATAACCAGCCAACCAAAGAAATCCTGCAAGCTACTCCCACTCCTCAGACAACGAATGTACAAACTATAGGAAAATATACAATTACGGGCGGCTTGACAGGTCGAGGTACCTTTGGCCGCGTACGTCCAGCTGTTGGTCCCGATGGACAAAAGATTGTGGCTGTTAAGACGATGGAGGCTAGGCCAACCAGAATACAATATACTCGAGAAAAAATTGCATTGATGGAATTCATTGCGCAGCAAGCACAAGCCGAAAAGCAACAAAATGTTTTAAAAATGATTGAGAGCATTCACATAAAAGGTCGGCAAGTGGACGAGTTCCATATTATTTTGGAGCCTTACGTCGGGTTTACATTATCTGAAATACCCAAAGACGTACA CTATACAAAATATGAGCTCATCTTACACGACTGTCTTCGAGGTCTTGCCTTTTTACATGCACGTGGCATAGTGCATACAGACATCAAACCAGAAAACATCGGACTCTTGGACTTTCAcaaaaatgaaatgaatAAGCCGGCACACCTAGCGTCTTATTCTCGTCCTCCACGTACCGCTATCCTTGATATTGACTCCATGGAGCAGATTCCCAATGGCCAAACTGCGATTAAAGCAGCACCCGGATCGAACGGCACAGTGGGATTCCATTCACCAGAACATGAAATGACAGAATACGACGGCCGAACAGATGTCTGGGCTTTGGGCGTCAGCCTCTTTAGAGCAATCTTCGGTGTGTTTCCATGGTCTTACGGCACAGAAGGCAATCCATGGAGAAAAGATCGCGACGTCGTTGAAGCACGAGAGAAATTCCACGCCCGATACGAGAAAGCAGTTGGCAAGGTGGCCGATTATTATCCTAATCTAGGCG AGCCACTTTGCGATTTCTTGATTGCCGCCTTTCGGTTTCCAGATTCTGAGATGGCGTCACAGAGGAGAATCCGGCCAACGAGTGCAGA AGTGAGTATACTCATAAACGGCCAGCACCGGATGCTTATGAGCAaccgaggaagagggagataG